In Tachysurus fulvidraco isolate hzauxx_2018 chromosome 1, HZAU_PFXX_2.0, whole genome shotgun sequence, a single window of DNA contains:
- the maf1b gene encoding MAF1 homolog, negative regulator of RNA polymerase III b, which yields MKLLENSSFEALSSRLCVETGDSHILGRIESYSCKMAGDDKHMFKQFCQEGEPHVLEALSPPQTSSAPSPNLLGKSGDEVENPLSDKCCRKTLFYLITTLNESFRPDYDFSAARAHEFSREPSFNWVANAVNSSLYSSVGEEFNTLGPELWNAIDQEINLQSCDIYSYNPDLDSDPFGEEGNLWSFNYFFYNKKLKRIVFFTCRSVSVLSSYGRGCLDNELDMELDDDEEEVDGFSEDRFPRALCV from the exons ATGAAGCTGTTGGAGAACTCGAGTTTTGAAGCGCTCAGCTCTCGGCTGTGTGTGGAAACTGGAGACTCGCACATCCTCGGCAG GATCGAGAGCTACTCCTGTAAGATGGCTGGCGATGACAAGCACATGTTTAAGCAGTTCTGCCAGGAGGGGGAGCCACACGTGCTGGAGGCTCTTTCACCTCCACAAACCAGCAGTGCCCCGAGCCCTAACCT gTTGGGCAAGAGTGGCGATGAAGTGGAGAACCCACTAAGTGACAAGTGCTGCAGGAAGACTCTGTTCTACCTCATCACCACACTGAACGAATCATTCCGTCCCGATTACGACTTCAGCGCCGCCCGAGCCCACGAGTTCAGCCGTGAGCCGAGCTTCAACTGG GTGGCCAATGCTGTGAATAGCAGCCTGTACTCGTCTGTAGGGGAGGAGTTTAACACTCTTGGTCCAGAGCTGTGGAACGCCATCGACCAGGAGATCAACCTGCAGAGCTGTGACATTTACAG ctacaACCCGGATTTAGATTCAGACCCTTTTGGTGAAGAGGGCAACCTGTGGTCCTTCAACTATTTCTTCTACAATAAGAAACTCAAACGCATTGTTTTCTTCACCTGCCGCTCTGTCAG CGTCCTCAGTAGCTACGGTCGTGGTTGCCTTGACAACGAGCTGGACATGGAGctggatgatgatgaggaggaagtGGATGGCTTCAGTGAGGACAG gttccCCCGagccctgtgtgtgtaa